The Nitrospirota bacterium genome contains a region encoding:
- a CDS encoding peptidylprolyl isomerase, which translates to MSEPTENTRATITVSSKGTQLGEIVLRFFHDVAPGHVKNFTKLAQESFYNGTTFHRVIPGFMIQGGDPNSKSPDRASHGMGGPGYQIKAEFNSKPHKRGVVSMARSNEPDSAGSQFFICVADANFLDWQYTAFGEVVSGMDVVDKVVAMKRDGRDNPFERVEMTVTISES; encoded by the coding sequence ATGTCAGAGCCGACCGAAAACACGCGAGCCACTATTACTGTCAGCAGCAAGGGAACCCAGCTGGGTGAGATCGTATTGCGATTTTTCCATGATGTGGCGCCGGGCCATGTGAAGAACTTCACGAAGCTGGCCCAAGAAAGTTTCTATAACGGCACGACCTTTCATCGGGTCATCCCCGGTTTCATGATTCAGGGCGGCGATCCCAACAGCAAGAGTCCCGACCGTGCGTCGCACGGCATGGGTGGGCCTGGCTATCAGATCAAGGCCGAGTTCAACAGCAAGCCGCACAAGCGCGGAGTCGTATCCATGGCTCGTTCGAACGAGCCGGACAGCGCCGGTTCGCAGTTTTTCATCTGCGTCGCGGACGCAAACTTTCTCGATTGGCAGTACACGGCCTTCGGCGAAGTAGTCAGCGGGATGGACGTGGTGGATAAGGTCGTCGCTATGAAGCGTGACGGCCGCGACAATCCGTTCGAGCGAGTCGAGATGACTGTGACGATCAGCGAGAGCTGA
- the tatC gene encoding twin-arginine translocase subunit TatC, whose translation MAQILNPLAAHIRTVKHRLIIIGATLLVALMVSFTFSGEMVAWLNRPFPNQLVFYGPTEALFASIKVSFLAAILASMPVIFYQCWKFIEPALLPKEQRWGFPLFALAGALFALGLIFCNLVILPLVIEFFVSFGMDHDVTPLLSVGTYIDFNVKFLLIFGCAFELPLVLTILARVGVVTGATLAKYRKHAIMAALIFSAIVTPDATLFTMLLMAVPLMVLYEIGILGARIFGRGGPTEISLPLDPDLPMGPAGHRVR comes from the coding sequence ATGGCACAGATTCTCAATCCCCTTGCCGCGCATATCCGGACCGTCAAGCATCGCCTGATCATCATCGGGGCCACGCTGTTGGTGGCCCTGATGGTGTCCTTTACCTTTTCCGGGGAGATGGTCGCCTGGCTGAACCGCCCCTTTCCCAACCAGCTGGTCTTCTACGGACCGACTGAAGCGCTCTTCGCCTCCATCAAGGTGTCGTTTCTGGCGGCGATCCTGGCGAGCATGCCGGTCATCTTCTATCAATGCTGGAAATTTATTGAGCCAGCGTTGCTGCCCAAGGAGCAACGCTGGGGCTTCCCGCTGTTTGCGCTGGCCGGGGCGCTGTTCGCGCTCGGCTTGATCTTTTGCAATCTCGTCATTCTTCCGCTGGTCATCGAGTTTTTCGTCAGCTTCGGCATGGATCACGACGTGACTCCGCTCCTGAGCGTCGGGACCTATATCGACTTCAACGTCAAATTCCTGCTGATCTTCGGCTGCGCGTTCGAGTTGCCGCTGGTGCTTACCATTCTGGCGCGGGTTGGCGTGGTAACCGGAGCGACATTAGCGAAGTATCGGAAGCACGCGATCATGGCCGCCTTGATTTTCTCGGCCATCGTGACGCCAGACGCGACCCTTTTCACCATGCTTTTGATGGCCGTGCCCTTGATGGTGTTGTATGAGATCGGGATTCTTGGCGCCCGCATCTTTGGCCGGGGAGGCCCGACCGAAATCAGCTTGCCCCTCGATCCGGATTTGCCGATGGGACCGGCCGGCCACCGTGTCCGCTAG
- a CDS encoding DUF465 domain-containing protein gives MLTDSMIAERLRRSSYEFRTLEESHHRLDLELTDLQKRHVLTPAEEQSKKQLQKEKLAKKDKMAELIRAHRDQELQAAIR, from the coding sequence ATGCTGACAGACAGTATGATTGCGGAACGGCTGCGCCGATCCAGTTACGAATTCCGTACACTGGAGGAATCCCATCACCGTTTGGACCTGGAATTGACCGACTTGCAGAAGCGCCATGTGCTGACTCCGGCCGAAGAACAATCGAAGAAGCAATTGCAAAAAGAGAAGCTGGCGAAGAAAGATAAAATGGCCGAGCTGATCCGCGCCCATCGAGATCAGGAACTGCAGGCCGCTATACGCTGA
- the rimI gene encoding ribosomal protein S18-alanine N-acetyltransferase has product MMSVEWVIEPATIESLPDILQIEEACFSSPWTRKMLEAELSGNRFAHFLLAKRTTPGDAGSSSIIGYLCFWVIFEEVRLMNLAVIESMRHKGIAKALVSQALEEGAAQAGMRALLEVRASNHAAQALYRSLGFRDVTTRPAYYTNPLEDAVLMELDPIVSESARVTEAFGRDGGRITPLQ; this is encoded by the coding sequence ATGATGAGTGTCGAATGGGTGATTGAGCCGGCGACGATTGAATCATTGCCGGATATTCTGCAAATCGAAGAAGCTTGCTTCTCCTCCCCCTGGACGCGCAAAATGTTGGAGGCGGAACTGAGCGGGAATCGCTTCGCACATTTTCTGTTAGCCAAGCGGACGACGCCAGGCGACGCTGGTTCCTCTTCGATTATCGGGTATCTCTGTTTTTGGGTTATCTTTGAGGAAGTCAGGCTGATGAACCTCGCGGTCATCGAGTCGATGCGGCACAAGGGCATCGCCAAAGCCTTGGTTTCGCAGGCCCTGGAGGAGGGGGCGGCACAGGCTGGGATGCGCGCCCTGCTCGAAGTGCGGGCGTCGAACCATGCGGCGCAGGCCCTCTACCGAAGCTTGGGGTTTCGCGACGTGACGACCAGACCGGCTTACTACACCAATCCCCTAGAAGATGCGGTATTGATGGAACTGGACCCGATTGTATCGGAGTCTGCTCGAGTGACAGAAGCATTCGGTCGCGACGGAGGACGTATCACGCCACTGCAGTAA
- the tsaB gene encoding tRNA (adenosine(37)-N6)-threonylcarbamoyltransferase complex dimerization subunit type 1 TsaB, which produces MKVLAVETATSWQSVAILDGTRVLARHDQDAGGSHAKLLLPVIDRLFSESGLTLKQLDGLVVSIGPGSFTGLRVGLATLLGFRTISQLPLAVVPTLEGMAWNLRGTSTLLCPVLNSRRGELYWALFRWTSEDRLERAASEQVGTPVMLGGSLTESVLLFGEGWTVEASAIRASLPPSVKIIEAPGQAMKPSAVSIGLAGIERLRRGERAGIGISPLYVQRTAAELKYEESGGISPVLLRQERVAKKVQARAAVVRTPSGRTKAIRESGKGGTRGGA; this is translated from the coding sequence ATGAAGGTGCTAGCAGTTGAAACGGCGACCTCCTGGCAGAGTGTGGCGATCCTCGATGGGACGCGCGTGCTGGCCCGGCATGACCAGGATGCGGGCGGGTCTCATGCCAAGCTCCTGTTGCCTGTGATCGACCGGTTATTCAGCGAGTCTGGTTTGACGCTGAAGCAGTTGGATGGGCTGGTGGTGTCGATCGGGCCCGGGTCCTTCACAGGACTTCGCGTCGGCCTGGCGACGCTTCTCGGGTTCCGCACGATCAGCCAGCTTCCCTTGGCCGTCGTCCCGACCCTTGAGGGCATGGCCTGGAATCTCCGGGGAACCTCGACGCTGCTCTGTCCTGTGCTCAACAGCCGCCGAGGGGAACTCTATTGGGCGCTCTTTCGCTGGACTAGCGAAGACCGGTTGGAGCGAGCGGCCTCGGAACAGGTGGGCACGCCCGTCATGCTGGGGGGCAGCCTCACGGAATCGGTTCTGTTGTTTGGAGAGGGTTGGACGGTCGAAGCCTCAGCTATCCGTGCGTCGCTTCCTCCCTCCGTCAAGATTATCGAGGCGCCGGGCCAGGCGATGAAACCTTCGGCCGTGTCGATCGGGTTGGCAGGGATTGAACGGCTCCGCCGAGGTGAACGAGCAGGAATCGGCATCAGCCCCCTGTATGTGCAACGGACCGCCGCGGAATTGAAGTATGAAGAATCCGGCGGCATTTCGCCTGTGCTTTTGCGGCAGGAACGGGTCGCGAAGAAAGTGCAGGCGCGGGCTGCGGTGGTACGGACTCCATCCGGGCGCACGAAGGCGATACGCGAGAGCGGCAAGGGCGGGACGCGGGGCGGAGCATGA
- the radA gene encoding DNA repair protein RadA gives MKAKTSFSCQACGHQAPRWLGRCPDCSGWNTMKEERQAPTGKGRPAAMKIAQAKATPIAEIEVVGEDRRLTHIGEFDRVLGGGVIPGSVILIGGDPGIGKTTLLLQALPRLSSKDEPVLYVSGEESPRQIKMRGQRLGIEHPNLLILAETSLEQILKAAQEIQPAAVVIDSIQTVYTEQITSAPGSISQVQEVAGQLMWYAKRSSVPVFIIGHVTKEGAIAGPRLLEHIVDTVLYFEGDKGHSFRILRAVKNRFGSTNEIGVFEMKDSGLEEVSNPSELFLAERSQRTTGSVVVSSLEGSRPILVELQALVSSTSYAMPKRMANGVEQNRVSLLLAVMEKRLGMHLSGQDVYVNVVGGMHIDEPAIDLGIVAAVTSSLREVPIEPGLLVLGEVGLGGEVRAISQAEMRIREAAKMGFKRCLLPERNLAKLEPIDGIELIGIREVGEALDVVLA, from the coding sequence ATGAAAGCGAAAACGAGTTTTTCCTGCCAGGCTTGCGGGCATCAGGCGCCTCGGTGGCTTGGTCGCTGTCCTGATTGCAGCGGCTGGAATACCATGAAAGAGGAGCGGCAGGCGCCGACCGGCAAGGGCCGGCCTGCTGCGATGAAGATTGCCCAGGCCAAGGCCACCCCAATTGCCGAGATTGAAGTGGTGGGTGAGGACCGGCGGCTGACCCATATCGGCGAGTTTGATCGGGTGTTGGGCGGGGGAGTCATTCCCGGTTCGGTCATCCTGATCGGCGGCGATCCTGGGATCGGGAAGACGACCCTCTTGCTCCAGGCTCTCCCGCGCCTCTCGTCGAAGGACGAACCGGTGCTCTATGTTTCGGGGGAGGAATCTCCGAGGCAGATCAAGATGCGCGGGCAGAGGCTCGGCATCGAACATCCGAATTTGCTGATCCTGGCGGAAACCTCCCTCGAACAAATCCTCAAGGCGGCGCAGGAGATCCAGCCTGCCGCAGTGGTCATCGATTCAATCCAAACGGTTTACACAGAACAGATTACGTCCGCGCCAGGCAGCATCAGCCAGGTGCAGGAGGTGGCAGGCCAACTGATGTGGTACGCGAAGCGCAGCAGCGTGCCGGTCTTCATCATCGGCCATGTCACGAAAGAAGGGGCCATCGCTGGGCCGCGGTTGCTGGAGCACATTGTGGATACGGTGCTCTATTTTGAAGGGGACAAGGGGCACAGTTTCCGTATCCTCCGAGCGGTGAAGAATCGCTTCGGGTCGACCAACGAGATCGGCGTCTTCGAAATGAAAGACTCAGGCCTGGAGGAAGTGAGCAATCCCTCCGAGTTATTTTTGGCGGAACGGTCCCAGCGCACGACAGGGTCGGTGGTGGTGTCGAGCCTCGAAGGGTCGCGGCCGATTCTGGTGGAGTTGCAAGCCTTGGTCTCTTCCACGAGTTATGCGATGCCGAAACGCATGGCAAATGGCGTGGAGCAGAATCGAGTCTCACTCCTGCTTGCGGTCATGGAGAAGCGGCTGGGCATGCATCTGTCCGGGCAAGACGTCTATGTGAACGTCGTCGGGGGGATGCATATTGACGAGCCGGCCATCGATTTGGGCATTGTGGCGGCGGTCACATCGAGTTTGCGTGAAGTGCCGATCGAGCCGGGCCTGTTGGTCTTGGGCGAAGTCGGCCTTGGGGGCGAAGTGCGCGCGATTAGTCAGGCAGAGATGCGGATTCGTGAAGCGGCCAAAATGGGATTCAAACGCTGCCTGTTGCCGGAACGGAACTTGGCCAAACTGGAACCGATCGATGGGATTGAATTGATCGGGATCAGGGAAGTGGGAGAGGCGTTAGATGTTGTGTTGGCGTAG
- the bcp gene encoding thioredoxin-dependent thiol peroxidase, which produces MATELEIGGKAPAFALPDQSGEPVKLKDFLGKQVVLYFYPKDSTPGCTQESCDFRDNITPIKKAGGVVLGVSFDGQKSHQKFIAKFTLPFTLLCDEDKVVATAYGVYKEKSMYGKKYWGIERSTFVIDQTGKLKAIFRKVKVTGHVDEVLAALKA; this is translated from the coding sequence ATGGCGACAGAACTTGAAATCGGTGGTAAGGCGCCCGCCTTCGCGCTTCCCGATCAATCGGGAGAGCCGGTGAAGCTGAAGGACTTCCTTGGCAAGCAGGTGGTCCTGTATTTTTATCCCAAGGACAGTACGCCAGGCTGTACGCAGGAGTCCTGCGACTTTCGCGATAACATCACGCCGATCAAAAAGGCGGGGGGCGTGGTCCTGGGCGTGAGTTTCGACGGCCAGAAATCCCACCAGAAGTTCATCGCGAAATTTACCTTGCCGTTCACGTTGCTCTGCGACGAGGACAAGGTTGTGGCGACGGCCTACGGGGTCTACAAAGAGAAAAGCATGTACGGCAAGAAGTACTGGGGCATCGAACGCAGCACCTTTGTGATCGACCAGACCGGCAAGTTGAAGGCGATCTTTAGAAAAGTGAAGGTCACGGGGCATGTCGATGAGGTGCTGGCTGCCCTCAAGGCCTAA